One window of the Rosa rugosa chromosome 3, drRosRugo1.1, whole genome shotgun sequence genome contains the following:
- the LOC133739340 gene encoding UPF0496 protein At1g20180 produces the protein MRKSMRSRLRSMFSKPGSRSRKVNDRGGGGSFSSKLSVNEEYLEVFRTKSYLEMWDRVHGSVQRPTTNTRLSSSPSVPFYMNLSENLLDPRQETLNDMISEEGINVHHLLTDYFEANLEACHLCELLLRSIHQTHAEYRNIKKVMKKLSQRNNYTDEQCRAIFRELTTFARLKNSLSIISPLQFRDIHDSYSALLNNLTSRQKKIRRRAKRNRILKKVGGVGLVVSHSALLLALLVFAFHSMIGLVAAPAIMSCSIGLCKKKMESGEEWLKSSFDHEIHGEQLDVAAKGIYILINDFDTMSRMVRRLQDEVEHRKAVADLCVRNGVNCEIFNEVVREFHVHDSNFMEQLEELEEHVYLCMLTINRSRRLVLQEIFATH, from the exons ATGAGGAAAAGTATGCGCTCCAGGTTGAGATCTATGTTTTCGAAACCAG GCAGCAGATCAAGGAAAGTCAATGACCGAGGCGGTGGAGGTAGCTTTTCCAGCAAGCTGAGTGTGAACGAGGAGTACTTGGAAGTTTTCAGAACAAAATCGTATCTAGAAATGTGGGATAGAGTTCATGGATCGGTACAGCGTCCAACGACAAATACTAGACTATCCTCTTCTCCATCGGTTCCTTTCTATATGAATCTCTCCGAAAATCTTCTCGATCCGCGGCAAGAAACCCTCAATGACATGATTAGTGAGGAGGGAATAAACGTGCACCACCTTCTCACTGACTACTTTGAAGCAAACTTAGAGGCTTGCCATCTATGCGAGTTACTCCTTCGAAGCATCCATCAAACGCACGCAGAGTACCGCAACATCAAGAAGGTGATGAAAAAGCTAAGCCAAAGGAACAATTACACTGACGAGCAATGCCGGGCTATTTTCCGAGAGCTTACAACGTTTGCACGTCTGAAAAACTCGTTGTCGATTATCAGCCCCCTGCAATTCCGTGACATTCACGATAGCTACTCGGCATTGCTCAATAATTTGACATCGAGACAGAAAAAGATTAGACGCAGGGCAAAGCGGAACAGGATTTTGAAGAAAGTTGGAGGAGTTGGTCTCGTAGTGTCACACAGTGCACTTTTGCTCGCTTTGCTAGTCTTTGCATTTCATAGCATGATTGGACTAGTGGCAGCGCCAGCAATCATGTCTTGTTCTATAGGTTTGTGCAAGAAGAAAATGGAGTCAGGAGAGGAGTGGCTCAAGTCGAGTTTCGACCACGAAATCCATGGGGAGCAACTTGATGTTGCGGCCAAAGGGATTTACATACTGATCAACGATTTCGATACCATGAGTCGGATGGTCAGGCGATTACAGGACGAGGTAGAACACCGCAAAGCTGTTGCAGATTTGTGTGTTAGGAATGGAGTCAATTGCGAAATATTTAATGAGGTTGTGCGAGAATTTCATGTCCATGACTCTAACTTTATGGAGCAGTTGGAGGAGCTTGAAGAACATGTATACTTGTGTATGCTGACGATCAACCGATCCAGAAGGCTTGTGCTTCAAGAAATATTCGCAACACACTAA
- the LOC133735148 gene encoding aquaporin PIP-type-like gives MSKEEVTEEGEVFSHGQQPRDYSEPAPAPLFDAGELSLWSFYRAVIAEFIASLLFLYITVATVIGYQKESNPCDTIGVLGIAWSFGGMIFILVYSTAGISGGHINPAVTFGLFLARKVSLVRAVAYIVAQCLGAICGVGLVKGVMKHYYESSPGGGANAVAAGYSNGTALGAEIIGTFVLVYTVFSTTDPKRNARDSHVPVLAPLPIGFAVFAVHLATIPITGTGINPARSLGAAVIFDNHKVWDDQWIFWVGPLVGALAAAIYHEHILRAAAIKALGSFTAR, from the exons ATGTCGAAAGAAGAAGTGACTGAAGAAGGAGAGGTGTTCTCTCATGGTCAGCAACCTAGAGACTACAGCGAACCGGCACCGGCACCGCTCTTTGATGCCGGAGAGCTCAGCCTCTGGTCCTTTTACAGAGCCGTGATTGCCGAGTTCATCGCCAGCCTTCTGTTTTTGTACATCACAGTCGCTACAGTAATAGGGTATCAaaaagaatcgaacccatgcGACACTATTGGAGTCTTGGGGATTGCATGGTCTTTCGGAGGCATGATTTTCATCCTTGTATATTCCACTGCTGGAATTTCGG GTGGTCACATAAATCCGGCGGTGACGTTCGGATTGTTCTTGGCAAGGAAGGTTTCGTTGGTAAGGGCAGTGGCATACATAGTGGCACAGTGCTTGGGAGCAATATGTGGAGTTGGGTTGGTAAAGGGAGTGATGAAGCATTACTATGAAAGCTCACCAGGTGGAGGTGCCAATGCTGTGGCTGCTGGCTACTCTAATGGAACCGCTTTGGGAGCTGAGATTATCGGAACTTTTGTGCTGGTCTACACCGTCTTCTCTACCACCGATCCTAAGAGAAACGCACGAGATTCTCACGTACCT GTTTTGGCCCCGTTGCCGATTGGGTTTGCGGTGTTTGCGGTGCACTTGGCCACGATTCCTATCACAGGGACCGGGATCAACCCTGCTCGGAGCTTGGGAGCAGCCGTCATCTTCGACAACCATAAAGTTTGGGACGATCAGTGGATATTCTGGGTTGGGCCCCTTGTTGGGGCACTGGCTGCCGCAATTTACCATGAGCACATATTGAGAGCCGCCGCCATAAAGGCTTTGGGATCTTTCACAGCCCGCTGA
- the LOC133740781 gene encoding probable cinnamyl alcohol dehydrogenase 6: MAQTTPNHTQTVSGWAAHDSSGEITPFIFKRRENGINDVTIKILYCGICHTDLHQARNDWGITMYPVVPGHEITGVVTKVGSNVKNFSVGDRVGVGCLAATCLECDFCKESQENYCEDLQFTYNGIFWDGSITYGGYSKMLVADHRYVVRIPENLPMDAAAPLLCAGVTVFSPLRDHDLHKTPGKKIGVVGLGGLGHVAVKFGKAFGHHVTVISTSPSKEKEAKGHLGADDFIVSTDDQQMQKGKRSLDFILNTVSAKHCLGPLLELLKVNGTMVVVGAPDQPFTLPSFPMIFGKRAVKGSVIGGMDETREMMELCGKHNITCDIELTSPDKINQALDRVAKNDVRYRFVIDIANAPAATVDDDKICSNL, translated from the exons ATGGCTCAGACGACTCCGAATCATACACAGACCGTTTCTGGGTGGGCAGCTCACGATTCCTCCGGCGAGATTACCCCTTTCATCTTCAAGCGAAG AGAAAACGGGATCAACGATGTCACGATAAAGATATTATACTGCGGGATATGCCACACTGATCTCCACCAAGCTAGGAATGACTGGGGCATCACCATGTATCCTGTTGTCCCTGGTCATGAGATTACTGGGGTGGTCACGAAAGTTGGGAGCAACGTGAAGAACTTCTCGGTCGGAGATAGAGTTGGAGTCGGGTGCTTGGCGGCGACGTGTTTGGAGTGCGATTTCTGCAAGGAATCCCAGGAGAACTACTGCGAGGACCTTCAATTTACCTACAATGGCATCTTCTGGGATGGTAGTATCACCTATGGTGGCTACTCCAAAATGTTGGTTGCTGATCATAG GTACGTGGTGCGCATACCAGAAAACCTACCAATGGATGCTGCAGCGCCGCTATTGTGTGCCGGAGTGACTGTGTTCAGCCCCTTGAGAGACCACGACTTGCACAAAACACCGGGGAAGAAGATAGGCGTCGTCGGCCTCGGAGGTCTCGGACACGTGGCGGTGAAATTCGGGAAGGCCTTTGGTCATCACGTCACCGTCATCAGCACCTCTCCGTCCAAAGAGAAAGAGGCCAAAGGTCACTTGGGTGCAGACGATTTCATAGTCAGCACTGACGACCAACAAATGCAG AAAGGAAAGAGGAGCCTTGACTTCATATTAAACACGGTGTCAGCTAAGCACTGTCTCGGACCACTCTTAGAGTTGCTCAAAGTGAACGGGACCATGGTGGTTGTGGGTGCACCTGACCAGCCCTTTACGTTGCCTTCCTTCCCTATGATATTTG GGAAGAGGGCAGTGAAGGGTAGTGTGATCGGAGGAATGGATGAGACGAGGGAGATGATGGAACTTTGCGGCAAACACAACATTACGTGCGACATTGAGCTTACATCGCCAGACAAAATTAACCAAGCCTTGGACCGCGTCGCAAAGAATGACGTTAGGTATCGCTTTGTCATCGACATTGCTAATGCCCCCGCTGCTACTGTTGATGATGATAAAATCTGTTCCAATCTTTAG